From Polaribacter butkevichii, a single genomic window includes:
- the moaA gene encoding GTP 3',8-cyclase MoaA → MSKLIDNFGRQMEYVRLAVTDRCNLRCQYCMPAHGIDIVPRQELLTFKEMYRLIRVLTELGVNKVRLTGGEPFVRKDFVGFLEMLSYNDLLEAINITTNGAMISQHISKIEALEKVKNINLSIDSLHREKFAKITRRDVFPEVYKTFELLEKSSLNLKLNVVVQSGFNTDEIVDFVRLTKDKNVAVRFIEEMPFNGKGQREMKENWTFNKILNEVKTEFDIKEIQSEKSSTSRNYQIDNHVGTFGIIPAFTRTICNDCNRIRITSTGTFKNCLFDDGVFNLRDFIRKGASNDDLKELFLGLVKEKPENGFIAEANRKDGGASESMSTIGG, encoded by the coding sequence ATGAGCAAATTAATAGACAATTTCGGTCGTCAAATGGAATATGTACGATTGGCAGTTACAGATCGCTGTAACTTGCGATGCCAATATTGTATGCCTGCTCACGGAATAGATATTGTACCAAGACAAGAGTTATTAACCTTTAAAGAAATGTATCGCTTAATTAGAGTGTTAACAGAATTGGGTGTTAATAAAGTGCGTTTAACAGGTGGAGAACCTTTTGTACGTAAAGATTTTGTTGGGTTTTTAGAAATGTTGTCTTATAACGATTTGTTAGAAGCAATTAATATTACCACCAATGGTGCAATGATTTCTCAGCATATTTCTAAAATTGAAGCATTAGAAAAGGTAAAAAACATTAATTTAAGTATTGATAGTTTGCATCGAGAAAAGTTTGCAAAAATTACACGAAGGGATGTTTTTCCGGAGGTTTATAAAACCTTTGAACTCTTAGAAAAAAGTAGCTTAAATTTAAAATTGAATGTAGTAGTGCAATCTGGTTTTAATACAGATGAAATAGTTGATTTTGTACGATTGACAAAAGATAAAAATGTTGCGGTTCGTTTTATTGAAGAAATGCCTTTTAATGGAAAAGGGCAACGAGAAATGAAAGAAAATTGGACTTTTAATAAGATTTTAAATGAAGTAAAAACGGAGTTTGATATAAAGGAAATTCAGTCTGAAAAATCATCAACTTCTAGAAATTACCAAATAGATAATCATGTTGGTACTTTTGGAATTATACCTGCTTTTACCAGAACTATTTGCAACGATTGTAATAGAATTAGAATAACCTCTACCGGAACTTTTAAAAATTGTTTGTTTGATGATGGTGTTTTTAATCTTCGCGATTTTATAAGAAAAGGAGCATCTAATGACGATTTAAAAGAACTTTTTTTAGGTTTGGTAAAAGAGAAGCCAGAAAATGGTTTTATTGCAGAAGCCAATAGAAAAGATGGTGGTGCTTCTGAGAGTATGAGTACAATTGGAGGATAA
- a CDS encoding transporter: protein MKNIKFLLLGIFFAIVLSKSEAISWYRFYEMFKFQSFHMFGIIGGAVVISMFFMQLFKKGIIKDIKGNKIIPQPKEKGFIRTILGGTFFGLGWGISGACAAPIFVILGFKLIPALILLFGALLGAFIYGILSKKLPN from the coding sequence ATGAAAAATATCAAATTCTTATTATTAGGAATCTTTTTTGCCATCGTATTAAGTAAAAGTGAAGCCATTTCTTGGTATCGATTTTACGAAATGTTTAAGTTTCAATCTTTTCATATGTTTGGGATTATTGGAGGAGCCGTTGTAATTTCGATGTTTTTTATGCAGTTGTTTAAAAAAGGCATTATAAAAGATATAAAAGGAAATAAAATTATACCACAACCCAAAGAAAAAGGTTTTATAAGAACTATTTTAGGAGGAACATTTTTTGGCTTAGGTTGGGGAATATCTGGAGCCTGTGCTGCACCTATTTTTGTAATTCTAGGCTTTAAATTAATTCCCGCTTTAATTTTATTATTTGGTGCGCTTTTAGGTGCGTTTATTTATGGAATTTTAAGTAAAAAACTACCTAACTAA
- a CDS encoding YeeE/YedE family protein, which translates to MDFILQPWAWYVGGPLIAISLLLYFYFGRNFGASTNFDTLCTMAGAGKVSDYFKKDWKDRDFALMFVVGLIIGGVISAKYLIPNQTIDLNPKTVQELTELGFSNVGSQYFPDEIFGVESFLSIKGFLILLVSGIFVGFGTRYAGGCTSGHAITGLSNLELPSLLAVIGFFIGGMIATWFIIPILF; encoded by the coding sequence ATGGATTTTATATTACAACCTTGGGCTTGGTATGTTGGTGGTCCGCTAATTGCAATTTCGCTCTTATTATATTTCTATTTTGGTAGAAATTTTGGGGCCTCTACAAACTTCGATACACTTTGTACCATGGCCGGTGCAGGAAAAGTATCTGATTATTTTAAGAAAGATTGGAAAGATCGAGACTTTGCATTGATGTTTGTGGTTGGGTTAATTATTGGTGGTGTTATTTCTGCAAAATATTTAATTCCGAATCAAACAATAGATTTAAATCCTAAAACGGTTCAAGAACTTACAGAACTTGGGTTTTCAAACGTGGGTAGTCAGTATTTTCCTGATGAAATTTTTGGGGTTGAATCATTTTTATCAATCAAAGGGTTTTTAATTCTTTTGGTATCAGGAATCTTTGTTGGTTTTGGAACCCGTTATGCAGGCGGTTGTACTTCTGGTCATGCAATTACAGGTTTAAGTAATTTAGAATTACCATCGTTATTAGCTGTAATTGGGTTTTTTATTGGTGGAATGATTGCTACCTGGTTTATAATTCCAATTTTATTTTAG
- a CDS encoding 3-deoxy-D-manno-octulosonic acid transferase, with product MKFFYNLAIFLASLFLSFIALFNKKIKLFVDGRKETFSKINRLKNAKTVWFHAASLGEFEQARPIIEEIKSKYPAYKILVTFFSPSGYEIRKDYELADVVCYLPLDSESNAKKFIKIVNPKLAIFIKYEFWPNLLNELKQKEIPTILVSGILRKKQLFFKSYGGFMRDSLQAFHHFFVQDENSKKLLSSINFENVTVAGDTRFDRVSKILEQNNSLDFINQFKDGKYTVVAGSTWQEDEALLVNYINNSATEDEKFIIAPHNIKPEAILELQKSINKKTILFSAKADKNLSEYTVFIIDTIGILTKIYAAADLAYVGGGLKTGLHNILEPATFGIPVVIGNKYDKFKEAVDLVKIGGCISIKNQEEFTANFINLKEDENFRKLTGVINKRYIADNLKATKLIMNYLEDTL from the coding sequence ATGAAATTTTTTTACAACTTAGCCATTTTTTTGGCTTCTTTATTCTTGTCTTTTATCGCTTTATTCAATAAAAAAATAAAACTTTTTGTTGATGGTAGAAAAGAAACATTTTCTAAAATTAATAGATTAAAGAATGCTAAAACTGTTTGGTTTCATGCGGCTTCTTTAGGGGAGTTTGAACAGGCAAGACCTATTATAGAGGAAATAAAGAGCAAGTATCCTGCTTATAAAATTTTAGTTACTTTTTTTTCGCCTTCTGGTTACGAAATTAGAAAGGATTACGAGTTAGCAGATGTTGTTTGTTATTTGCCTTTAGATTCAGAATCTAATGCTAAAAAGTTTATAAAAATAGTAAATCCTAAATTAGCTATTTTTATAAAGTATGAATTTTGGCCAAACCTTTTAAATGAATTAAAACAAAAAGAAATTCCTACCATTTTAGTTTCAGGTATTTTAAGAAAAAAACAGCTCTTCTTTAAAAGTTATGGAGGTTTTATGAGAGATTCATTACAAGCCTTTCATCACTTTTTTGTGCAAGATGAAAATTCTAAAAAGTTACTAAGCTCCATTAATTTTGAGAATGTAACTGTTGCAGGAGATACCCGTTTTGATAGAGTTTCTAAAATTTTAGAACAAAATAATTCGCTCGATTTTATCAATCAATTTAAAGATGGTAAATACACTGTTGTTGCAGGAAGTACTTGGCAAGAAGATGAAGCGTTGTTGGTAAATTATATCAATAATAGTGCAACAGAAGATGAGAAGTTTATTATTGCGCCTCATAATATTAAACCAGAAGCAATTTTAGAATTACAGAAATCCATCAATAAAAAAACTATTTTGTTTTCAGCGAAAGCTGATAAAAATTTATCAGAATACACAGTTTTTATTATAGATACTATAGGCATTTTAACCAAAATATACGCAGCAGCAGATCTTGCGTATGTTGGTGGAGGTTTAAAAACAGGTTTACATAATATTTTAGAACCTGCAACTTTTGGAATTCCTGTAGTGATTGGAAATAAATACGACAAATTTAAAGAAGCTGTAGATTTGGTTAAAATAGGAGGTTGTATTTCTATTAAAAATCAAGAAGAATTTACAGCAAATTTTATCAACCTAAAAGAAGATGAGAACTTTAGAAAGTTAACGGGAGTTATCAATAAAAGATATATTGCCGATAACCTTAAAGCAACAAAATTAATTATGAATTATTTAGAGGATACACTTTAA
- a CDS encoding LytR/AlgR family response regulator transcription factor, with product MSKVKILVVEDETIITDTIGKTLEKLGYETINSTVCYADAINRIKEQPPDIAILDIRLSGKKTGIAIAKKIIKTYKFPYIFLTSNSDKFTLNQAKQVMPMTYLVKPFSKDELYRCVEDTLRNFSKKVDEIDLYKPIIKDSLFVKEKGFYKKINFEDILYLKSAHVYIEIILKTHQKIVVRTSLNDILEKLDINFVRIHRGFIINTKYLSQINYTSVKVLKEEIPIGKKYKENLVKRINFI from the coding sequence ATGAGCAAAGTAAAAATTTTAGTCGTAGAAGATGAAACCATTATTACAGATACTATTGGCAAAACGTTAGAAAAATTAGGTTATGAAACCATAAATTCTACAGTCTGTTATGCAGATGCAATTAATAGAATAAAAGAACAACCGCCAGATATAGCCATTTTAGATATTAGGTTGTCTGGAAAAAAGACAGGAATAGCTATTGCCAAAAAGATTATAAAAACGTATAAATTTCCTTATATTTTTTTAACCTCAAATTCAGATAAATTTACATTAAACCAAGCTAAACAGGTAATGCCTATGACCTATTTGGTAAAGCCTTTTTCTAAGGATGAATTGTATAGGTGTGTAGAAGATACGTTGCGTAATTTTTCTAAAAAGGTTGATGAAATAGATCTTTACAAGCCTATTATTAAAGACTCTCTTTTTGTAAAAGAAAAAGGATTTTATAAAAAAATTAATTTTGAAGATATTTTATATTTAAAAAGTGCGCATGTTTACATAGAGATTATTTTAAAAACACATCAAAAAATAGTAGTTAGAACAAGCTTAAATGATATTCTAGAAAAGCTAGATATTAATTTTGTTAGAATTCATAGAGGGTTTATTATCAATACAAAATACTTATCTCAAATAAACTATACATCGGTAAAGGTTTTAAAAGAGGAAATTCCTATTGGTAAAAAATATAAAGAAAACCTTGTAAAAAGAATCAATTTTATTTAA
- the rpmA gene encoding 50S ribosomal protein L27, translating to MAHKKGVGSSKNGRESESKRLGVKIFGGQAAIAGNIIVRQRGTTHNPGENVYMGKDHTLHAKVDGVVEFRKKKDNRSYVSITPFEV from the coding sequence ATGGCACATAAAAAAGGTGTAGGTAGTTCGAAGAATGGTAGAGAATCAGAATCGAAACGTCTAGGTGTAAAAATATTTGGAGGACAAGCTGCAATTGCAGGGAACATTATTGTTCGTCAAAGAGGAACAACTCACAATCCAGGAGAAAACGTTTACATGGGTAAAGATCATACTTTACATGCAAAGGTTGACGGTGTTGTAGAATTCCGTAAGAAAAAGGATAACAGATCTTATGTATCTATTACTCCATTTGAAGTTTAA
- the rplU gene encoding 50S ribosomal protein L21 codes for MYAIVEMAGQQFKVAKDQKVYVHRLQGEVGSKVTFDNVLLLDEKGNVTIGAPAIEGASVTAQILSHLKGDKVIVFKKKRRKGYIKKNGHRQFLSEILIESIAASGSKKAAPKATKAAPKKSAKADDLKKIEGAGPKAAEALVNAGLDTFAKVAKADPAKLSEILTEASSRLSHLVTTTWPKQAGLAAEGKWDELKELQDRLDGGIEK; via the coding sequence ATGTACGCAATCGTAGAGATGGCAGGGCAGCAGTTTAAAGTTGCAAAAGACCAAAAAGTATACGTTCACCGTTTACAAGGAGAAGTAGGATCAAAAGTTACTTTTGATAATGTTCTTTTACTTGATGAAAAAGGGAATGTAACAATTGGCGCCCCAGCTATAGAAGGAGCTTCAGTAACAGCTCAAATTTTAAGTCACTTAAAAGGTGATAAAGTAATCGTTTTCAAGAAGAAAAGAAGAAAAGGTTACATTAAGAAAAACGGACACAGACAATTTTTAAGCGAGATTCTTATTGAATCTATTGCTGCTTCAGGTAGTAAAAAAGCTGCTCCAAAGGCAACTAAAGCTGCTCCAAAGAAATCTGCTAAAGCAGACGACTTAAAGAAAATTGAAGGTGCAGGACCTAAAGCTGCAGAAGCTTTAGTAAATGCAGGTTTAGATACTTTTGCAAAAGTAGCAAAAGCAGATCCAGCAAAATTGAGTGAAATCTTAACTGAAGCAAGTTCTAGATTATCTCATTTAGTAACAACTACTTGGCCAAAGCAAGCTGGTTTAGCTGCAGAAGGTAAGTGGGATGAATTAAAAGAATTACAAGATAGATTAGACGGAGGTATTGAAAAATAA
- a CDS encoding DMT family transporter — protein MNKQQQKWFYLTVLSIVWGSSFILMKKALLGVSPIQLGALRMIFTALFLLSVAFPSIKKIKKKHWQYIVYTALVGTFIPGFLFAFAITSIDSAVVSILNSLTPFNTLIFGTLVFGFTFKKSQLYGILIGLVGTLILILEGADVNPHQNYWFALLIIIASVGYAFNANIVKKYLHDLDALAITTGNFLLLIVPAIIVLSFTDFFVTFDVKNEVLMHSLGYLAILSVVGTGVAKTIYNKLVHISDPVFSSSVTYLIPIVAIFWGVLDGEKLSLIQVLGGLIILLGVYFVNKKK, from the coding sequence ATGAATAAACAACAACAAAAGTGGTTTTATCTAACTGTACTTTCTATCGTTTGGGGTAGTTCTTTTATATTAATGAAAAAAGCACTTTTAGGAGTAAGTCCTATTCAGTTAGGCGCTTTAAGGATGATTTTTACGGCACTTTTTTTACTTTCGGTAGCTTTTCCTTCTATTAAAAAAATTAAAAAGAAACATTGGCAATATATTGTTTATACGGCACTTGTAGGTACATTTATACCAGGTTTTCTATTTGCTTTTGCTATTACAAGTATCGATAGTGCAGTGGTATCTATTTTAAATTCTCTTACACCTTTTAATACCTTAATTTTTGGAACCCTAGTTTTTGGTTTTACATTTAAGAAATCGCAATTATATGGTATTTTAATAGGTTTGGTAGGAACCTTAATTTTAATATTAGAAGGAGCAGATGTAAATCCACATCAAAATTATTGGTTTGCTTTATTAATTATAATTGCCTCTGTAGGGTATGCTTTTAATGCAAACATTGTAAAAAAGTATTTACATGATTTGGATGCTTTGGCAATAACAACTGGTAATTTTTTATTATTGATTGTCCCTGCAATCATCGTTTTAAGTTTTACAGATTTCTTTGTTACCTTTGATGTTAAGAATGAAGTGTTAATGCATTCTTTGGGATATTTGGCTATATTATCTGTTGTAGGAACAGGTGTCGCAAAAACTATTTACAATAAATTAGTACATATTTCAGATCCTGTTTTTTCATCTTCTGTAACGTATTTAATTCCTATTGTAGCTATTTTTTGGGGAGTGTTAGATGGCGAGAAGTTAAGTTTAATTCAGGTTTTAGGAGGACTTATTATTCTTTTGGGCGTTTACTTTGTAAATAAAAAGAAATAG
- a CDS encoding cation transporter, whose product MKTKKILFSFAIACFVLIGCKSEAKKEVLPVNKQNVSLAISGMTCEIGCAKTIQSKLSKKEGVLDAKVIFKDSVANIEFDANTTSQKDLIAFVDGIAGGELYKASLSSTKEKHTCSDACKEKCKNKTTSGKECKQKCDSKDSTKACCTTNKDIKMTCKENCKKACCADKKAA is encoded by the coding sequence ATGAAAACTAAAAAAATATTATTCTCTTTTGCTATTGCTTGTTTTGTTTTAATTGGCTGTAAAAGTGAAGCAAAAAAAGAGGTACTACCCGTTAACAAACAAAACGTTTCTTTAGCTATTTCTGGAATGACTTGCGAAATTGGTTGTGCAAAAACAATTCAATCTAAATTATCTAAAAAAGAAGGTGTTTTAGATGCTAAAGTTATTTTTAAAGATAGTGTTGCTAACATAGAATTTGATGCCAACACAACTTCTCAAAAAGATTTAATTGCTTTTGTAGACGGAATTGCTGGTGGAGAATTATATAAAGCCTCTCTTTCTTCAACCAAAGAAAAACATACATGTTCTGATGCTTGTAAAGAAAAATGTAAAAACAAAACAACTTCAGGAAAAGAATGCAAACAAAAATGTGATTCAAAAGACAGTACAAAAGCATGTTGTACAACTAATAAAGACATAAAAATGACTTGCAAAGAAAATTGTAAGAAAGCATGTTGCGCTGATAAAAAAGCAGCATAA
- a CDS encoding glycine--tRNA ligase, producing MAKQEDQFKKVLSHAKEYGYVFQSSEIYDGLSAVYDYAQNGVELKKNIRDYWWKAMVQMHENIVGIDASILMHPTTWKASGHVDAFNDPLIDNKDSKKRYRADVLIEEYCAKIEGKINKEVAKAEKRFGDAFNKEEFLATNGRVVGYQEKINTILARMGASLEKEDLADVKLLIEELEIADPLTGSRNWTDVKQFNLMFGTKLGASAETAMDLYLRPETAQGIFVNFLNVQKTGRMKIPFGIAQTGKAFRNEIVARQFIFRMREFEQMEMQFFVKPGTQKEWYDQWKETRLKWHLSLGMGAENYRFHDHDKLAHYADAAADIEFNFPFGFKELEGIHSRTDFDLKAHEKFSGKKLQYFDHEENKSYTPYVVETSIGLDRMFLAVFSHSLQEEALENGTTRTVLKLPAVLAPFKAAIFPLVKKDGLPEVAREIMDDLKWDFNVFYDEKDAVGKRYRRQDAAGTPFCITVDHDTLNDKCVTIRHRDTMEQKRVAIADLKAIIKAEVDVKTWLQKM from the coding sequence ATGGCAAAACAAGAAGATCAATTTAAAAAAGTACTATCACACGCTAAAGAATATGGTTATGTATTTCAGTCTTCTGAAATTTATGACGGTTTAAGTGCGGTGTACGATTATGCTCAAAACGGAGTTGAGCTAAAGAAAAATATTAGAGACTATTGGTGGAAAGCAATGGTGCAAATGCACGAAAACATTGTAGGTATAGATGCTTCTATTTTAATGCATCCAACAACTTGGAAAGCTTCTGGGCATGTAGATGCTTTTAACGACCCATTAATAGATAATAAAGATTCTAAAAAACGTTACAGAGCAGATGTTTTAATTGAAGAGTATTGTGCTAAAATAGAAGGAAAAATTAATAAAGAAGTTGCCAAAGCAGAAAAACGTTTTGGGGATGCCTTTAATAAAGAAGAATTTTTAGCAACAAACGGACGTGTTGTTGGTTATCAAGAAAAAATAAATACAATTTTAGCAAGAATGGGTGCTTCTTTAGAAAAAGAAGATTTAGCCGATGTAAAGTTATTAATTGAAGAATTAGAAATTGCAGATCCTTTAACAGGTTCTAGAAATTGGACGGATGTAAAACAGTTTAATTTAATGTTTGGCACCAAATTAGGTGCTTCTGCAGAAACTGCAATGGATTTATATTTAAGACCAGAAACAGCGCAAGGAATTTTTGTAAATTTCTTAAACGTGCAAAAAACCGGAAGAATGAAAATTCCTTTTGGTATTGCACAAACTGGTAAAGCGTTTAGAAACGAGATTGTTGCAAGACAATTTATTTTTAGAATGCGTGAGTTTGAGCAAATGGAAATGCAATTTTTTGTAAAACCAGGAACTCAAAAAGAATGGTACGATCAATGGAAAGAAACGCGTTTAAAATGGCATTTATCTTTAGGGATGGGAGCAGAGAACTATCGTTTTCATGATCATGATAAATTAGCACATTACGCAGATGCAGCTGCAGATATTGAGTTTAATTTTCCTTTCGGATTTAAAGAATTAGAAGGAATTCATTCTCGTACAGATTTCGATTTAAAAGCACATGAAAAATTTTCTGGTAAGAAATTACAGTATTTCGATCATGAAGAAAACAAAAGTTACACACCTTATGTTGTAGAAACTTCTATTGGTTTAGATAGAATGTTTTTAGCTGTTTTTTCTCATTCTTTACAAGAAGAAGCGTTAGAAAACGGAACAACAAGAACGGTTTTAAAATTACCAGCAGTTTTAGCACCTTTTAAAGCAGCTATTTTTCCTTTAGTTAAAAAGGATGGTTTGCCAGAAGTTGCTCGTGAAATTATGGATGATTTAAAATGGGATTTCAACGTGTTTTACGATGAAAAAGATGCCGTTGGTAAACGTTATAGACGTCAAGATGCAGCAGGAACACCATTTTGTATTACGGTAGATCACGATACTTTAAACGATAAATGTGTTACTATTAGACATAGAGATACAATGGAACAGAAAAGAGTTGCTATTGCAGATTTAAAAGCAATTATAAAAGCAGAGGTAGACGTAAAAACTTGGTTACAGAAAATGTAA
- a CDS encoding class I SAM-dependent methyltransferase, with amino-acid sequence MNNRINFLKESFKNLKTLGTVTPSSRFLAARMLKGIDFSKVEVLVEFGPGNGAITKLILEKLPKNATLICFEINENFYNQLSQIKNKQLIVIKSSAEKIEEELKRFNFNKTNHIISSLPLTIIPEEITNEILKKSFLALEDKGTFIQFQYSLTYFKKLKTVFNQSISLGFEPLNFPPAFVYHCKKVD; translated from the coding sequence TTGAATAACAGAATAAATTTTTTAAAAGAGTCTTTTAAAAACTTAAAAACATTAGGTACTGTTACTCCCAGTTCTCGTTTTTTGGCAGCAAGAATGTTAAAAGGAATCGATTTTTCTAAAGTAGAGGTTTTGGTAGAATTTGGTCCAGGAAATGGAGCAATAACCAAGCTTATTCTAGAAAAGTTGCCAAAAAACGCTACTTTAATTTGTTTTGAAATTAATGAAAACTTTTACAATCAATTATCACAAATCAAAAACAAACAGCTGATTGTGATTAAGTCATCCGCAGAAAAGATAGAAGAAGAATTAAAGAGATTCAATTTTAATAAAACCAATCACATTATTTCTAGTTTACCATTAACTATAATTCCAGAGGAAATTACCAACGAAATTTTAAAGAAATCATTTCTTGCACTAGAAGATAAAGGGACCTTTATTCAGTTTCAATATAGTTTAACTTATTTTAAAAAACTTAAAACGGTGTTTAATCAATCAATCTCTTTAGGTTTTGAGCCTTTAAACTTCCCTCCAGCCTTTGTTTATCATTGTAAAAAAGTAGATTAA
- a CDS encoding ComF family protein, with translation MRILKDLFNLFYPKLCANCEHQLTQNENVLCTFCRHDLPLTNFTDSLENKIAKTFYGRVAIEKANSLLFYRKTGITKKLIHELKYKGNEEIGHFFGNWLGEILKENKDFLDIDVIIPVPLHPKKRRQRGYNQVTKFGKSLSKHLEKPLIENILIRTSTSKTQTFKARFERFNNIDTKFQLSDITILKNKHVLLIDDVITTGATLEACAKELQKTAGVKISILTMAYTE, from the coding sequence ATGCGAATTTTAAAAGACTTATTCAATCTTTTTTACCCAAAACTGTGTGCTAATTGTGAGCATCAATTAACACAGAATGAAAATGTACTCTGTACATTTTGCCGTCACGATCTACCTTTAACCAATTTTACAGACTCTCTAGAGAACAAAATTGCAAAAACTTTTTACGGTAGAGTTGCTATAGAAAAAGCTAATTCGCTTTTATTTTATAGAAAAACAGGAATTACTAAAAAGTTAATTCACGAATTAAAGTACAAAGGAAATGAAGAAATAGGCCATTTTTTTGGCAATTGGTTAGGCGAAATTTTAAAAGAAAACAAAGATTTTTTAGACATCGATGTTATTATTCCTGTTCCCTTACACCCTAAAAAACGCAGACAAAGAGGATATAATCAAGTTACAAAATTCGGAAAAAGCTTAAGCAAACACTTAGAAAAACCGTTAATAGAAAACATTTTAATAAGAACGTCTACCTCTAAAACTCAAACTTTTAAGGCTCGTTTTGAACGCTTTAATAATATTGACACCAAGTTTCAACTGTCTGACATTACAATATTAAAAAATAAACACGTTTTATTAATTGATGATGTAATTACTACAGGTGCAACTTTAGAAGCCTGTGCAAAAGAATTGCAAAAAACCGCTGGTGTAAAAATCAGTATTTTAACAATGGCTTATACAGAGTAA
- a CDS encoding Ig-like domain-containing protein yields MKPIFRFLFFSLFLVLLTNCARTGRPEGGPKDEEAPLFVTANPPYETINFDKKEIKLNFNEFIKLKDLNKQLIVSPPLKSPLLVSPQGTASKFLTLKILDTLIKNTTYIINFGNAVEDNNEGNKLENFKYVFATGNYIDSLTTSGEIVDAYLDDRQKNINVLLYKIDSAFTDSIVFKNKPNYVANTLDSSAFNFTNLKEGKYLMIALKETSNDYLFNPREDKIGFFTDTITLPKDSIIKKPIKLFKETLPYQFKRGKEISKGKIAFGYEGEIKDLKVKIISETPKDFKSISRFETDKDTLNYWFKPFEADSLNFIVTNDNFIDTLTVKLRKKKIDTLIVSSSVSGTLHFRDTLFIKGNNPFVRIDTTKITLTDKDTLAVSYTSFISKKENKIALLFDKNPEQNYTLKILPDAIFDIFEQKNDTLKFSLNTKEIEDYGRITMDIKNQTSNSLIIELLEGKNKENLIERQFISESKQIQFNLLEPKTYFVRAIIDTNKNNKWDTGNYLLKQQPENIIYFSEELKVRANYYLDGNVFTVKNPE; encoded by the coding sequence GTGAAACCAATTTTTAGATTTCTTTTTTTTAGCCTTTTTTTAGTTCTTTTAACAAACTGTGCAAGAACAGGAAGACCAGAAGGTGGACCAAAAGATGAAGAAGCACCTTTGTTTGTTACTGCAAACCCTCCTTACGAAACTATCAATTTTGATAAAAAAGAAATTAAATTAAACTTTAACGAGTTTATAAAATTAAAAGATTTAAACAAACAATTAATTGTTTCTCCTCCACTAAAAAGTCCTTTATTGGTATCACCTCAAGGAACAGCAAGTAAGTTTTTAACTTTAAAAATTCTTGATACCTTAATTAAAAACACCACTTATATTATCAACTTTGGTAATGCTGTAGAAGACAATAATGAGGGTAATAAATTAGAAAATTTTAAATATGTTTTTGCTACCGGAAATTATATAGATTCTCTAACAACTTCCGGAGAAATAGTAGATGCTTATTTAGATGATAGGCAAAAAAATATAAATGTGTTACTGTATAAAATAGACAGTGCTTTTACAGATTCTATTGTTTTTAAAAACAAACCTAACTACGTGGCAAATACCTTAGATTCTTCTGCTTTTAATTTCACAAACTTAAAAGAAGGTAAGTATCTTATGATTGCTCTAAAAGAAACGTCTAACGATTATCTTTTTAATCCTAGAGAAGACAAAATAGGTTTTTTTACAGACACTATAACATTGCCTAAAGACAGTATTATTAAAAAACCAATTAAATTATTTAAAGAAACTTTACCGTATCAATTTAAACGTGGTAAAGAAATTTCTAAAGGAAAAATTGCATTTGGTTATGAGGGTGAAATAAAAGATTTAAAAGTTAAAATTATCTCTGAAACACCTAAAGATTTTAAAAGTATTTCGAGGTTTGAAACCGACAAAGACACACTAAATTACTGGTTTAAACCTTTTGAAGCAGACTCTTTAAACTTTATAGTTACCAACGATAATTTTATTGATACACTTACTGTAAAACTTCGTAAGAAAAAGATAGACACCTTAATAGTAAGTAGTTCTGTATCTGGTACACTACATTTTAGAGACACTTTATTTATTAAAGGGAATAACCCATTTGTAAGAATTGACACTACTAAAATTACACTTACAGATAAGGACACGCTAGCAGTATCGTACACCAGTTTTATTTCTAAAAAAGAAAATAAAATAGCATTACTTTTTGATAAAAACCCAGAACAAAACTACACACTAAAGATACTACCTGATGCTATTTTTGACATCTTTGAGCAAAAAAATGATACCTTAAAATTTAGCTTAAATACAAAAGAAATTGAAGATTACGGAAGAATTACTATGGATATAAAAAACCAAACTTCTAACTCTTTAATTATTGAACTTTTAGAAGGAAAAAACAAAGAAAACCTAATAGAAAGGCAATTTATTTCAGAATCTAAACAAATACAATTTAATCTTTTAGAACCTAAAACTTATTTTGTAAGAGCCATTATTGATACCAATAAAAATAATAAATGGGATACAGGAAACTACTTACTAAAACAGCAGCCAGAAAATATTATCTATTTCTCCGAAGAACTAAAAGTAAGAGCCAATTATTACTTAGATGGTAATGTTTTTACCGTTAAAAATCCAGAATAA